From one Dasypus novemcinctus isolate mDasNov1 chromosome 28, mDasNov1.1.hap2, whole genome shotgun sequence genomic stretch:
- the LOC101440437 gene encoding olfactory receptor 14C36-like, with translation MHNFTTVTEFLLTRFSDVWEFRVLHAMLFLLMYLATLMGNLLIVTVITFNWKLHTPMYFFIRNLSVLDMCYISVTVPKACVIFLLDNKAISMAGCAAQIFLVVAFAAVELLFLTIMAHDRYVAICQPLHYSVIMNPQVCVQMTLASVLSGLAFSGFHTGSTFWLPFCQSNVVHQFFCDIPSLLKLSCSDTLNNEILIFISSVVIDGGCLAFIIMSYTHIFSTVLKFPTRGEQGKAFSTCVPHILVMTIFLSSGAAVYMKPTSSSPTIQDMINAVFYSIVPPFFNPIIYSLRNKQIKESVKRIIRRNLYSGKR, from the coding sequence ATGCACAACTTCACCACAGTAACTGAATTCCTGCTTACAAGATTTTCTGATGTGTGGGAGTTCAGAGTCTTACATGCCATGCTGTTTCTACTGATGTACTTGGCAACCCTGATGGGGAATCTTCTCATTGTCACAGTAATCACCTTCAATTGGAAacttcacacccccatgtatttcttcattaGGAATCTGTCTGTCTTAGACATGTGCTACATTTCTGTCACAGTCCCTAAGgcatgtgtcatcttcctgctcGACAACAAGGCAATCTCCATGGCTGGATGTGCAGCTCAGATATTCCTTGTTGTTGCATTTGCTGCAGTGGAGCTGCTGTTCCTCACCATCATGGCtcatgaccgctatgtggccatctgccagcccctccactACTCTGTGATTATGAACCCTCAAGTCTGTGTCCAGATGACTCTGGCCTCTGTACTTAGTGGTCTGGCCTTCTCAGGATTCCACACTGGTAGCACATTCTGGCTGCCCTTCTGTCAGTCCAACGTGgtccatcagttcttctgtgacaTCCCCTCTCTTCTGAAGCTCTCCTGCTCTGACAccttaaacaatgaaattttaattttcatctcttcAGTGGTGATTGATGGTGGCTGCCTTGCCTTCATCATCATGTCTTATACTCacatattttctactgtgctcAAGTTTCCAACCAGGGGCGAGCAAGGAAAGGCCTTTTCCACCTGTGTCCCTCACATCCTTGTGATGACCATCTTTCTCAGTTCAGGTGCTGCTGTGTATATGAAGCCAACCTCCAGCTCACCCACAATCCAGGACATGATCAATGCTGTGTTCTATTCTATAGTCCCTCCTTTCTTTAATCCTataatctatagtcttagaaacaagcagataaaggAATCTGTAAAGAGAATTATAAGGAGAAATCTTTATTCCGGGAAAAGATAG